In Halomarina salina, one DNA window encodes the following:
- a CDS encoding NUDIX domain-containing protein — protein sequence MDDWPVTDTSVEYENPFFAVRRDSVEQADGTPGDYYYLDKPDDVTVVAVTEEGELVLVEQYRPRLRGTFLECPAGSTEGDDPLDAAARELREETGYRAGALEHVGSYYPSGWERSRQHVVVATDLEAGDPELHSGESDIEVHHRSVTEAFEYVRSTSAVAWLAMPLFLAREAGLL from the coding sequence ATGGACGACTGGCCCGTCACCGACACGAGCGTCGAGTACGAGAACCCGTTCTTCGCGGTCCGCCGGGACAGCGTCGAGCAGGCCGACGGGACGCCCGGCGACTACTACTACCTCGACAAACCCGACGACGTGACGGTCGTGGCGGTCACGGAGGAGGGCGAACTGGTCCTCGTCGAGCAGTACCGACCGCGACTCCGCGGGACGTTCCTTGAGTGTCCCGCCGGAAGCACCGAGGGCGACGACCCACTGGACGCCGCGGCGCGAGAACTCCGCGAGGAGACCGGCTATCGGGCGGGAGCCCTCGAACACGTCGGCTCGTACTACCCCTCGGGCTGGGAGCGGAGTCGTCAGCACGTCGTCGTCGCCACCGACCTCGAAGCGGGCGACCCGGAACTCCACTCCGGCGAGTCCGACATCGAGGTCCACCATCGGTCGGTGACGGAGGCGTTCGAGTACGTCCGCTCGACGTCGGCCGTCGCCTGGCTGGCGATGCCGCTGTTCCTCGCTCGCGAGGCCGGTCTCCTGTAG